The genomic region CACGTCATTGTCGTATGCGGCGAGCGCCTTCTGATACGTCCCGATCTTGTTGATGACGTCGCCCCTTCGCGTGGTGCGATCCGATCCGACCAACACGAGATCCACGAGCTCCTGCTGCATGAGGTGGCCGCCCGCGTTGTCGACGATGACCGTATGGGGGATCCCGTGCTGCCCCAGCTCCCAGGCGGTGAGCCGCGCTCCCTGGTTTCTGGGGCGAGTCTCGTCAACCCATACGTGCACGGGTATTCCGCGGTCGTGCGCCAGGTAGATGGGCGCCGTCGCAGTCCCGTAGTCGACGCACGCGAGCCAGCCGGCGTTGCAGTGGGTCAGGATGTTGACGGGGCGATCGAGGCCCCTTGCGAGCTCTTCGACAACAGCAAGCCCGTACTCGCCGATCCGCCGACACCGGTCAACTTCTTCTTCCACAATGCGATCTGACTCCTTGTCCGCGGCACTTTTCTTTTCGACCGGCGACTCCGCCTTGAGCACGGCGGCCAGCACGCGTTCAACAGCCCAGGCCAGATTGATGGCGGTTGGCCGGGACTCGAGTAGTCGCGCCGCAGCGGCCCTGGCGGCATCATCCGCCGAGGCGCCATTCTTCGCATCTGCAACAGCAAAGGCCACGCCGTATCCGGCGGCGGCACCGATCAGTGGCGCACCGCGCACGTGCATCTCGCGAATCGCCGTAAACACGCCCTCCGTGGTCGCCAGATCCTCCACGATGAAACGGTGTGGCAGGTGTCGCTGGTCGATGATCTGCAGCACACGGTGGTCATCACTCCACCAAATCGACCTGCGCGGTGTCCCGTCAACAATCATGGTGCGTTCGTCTGGCTATCTTCAGGCTCTGGCGACAACGTTGAAGGCGCGGAGACAGAGTATACCGATTCAGCATGTAAGTGAGATACCGGAGCAGGGTCGATGACAAAGGCATTCATCCGATTCGCTCGCGGCCTGTTGCGCATGCCGCTCTATGTGCATGTCTGGCTGATACTTTTGAGCGGAGTGAACGTCGCAGGTGCCATCCTCTGGCCGGGTGCGCAGGAAGGCCTCGTCACGCTCGCCGTCTTTACGCTCAACATACTCCTCATGGGCACCATCACGTCGCGTGCGGGCTTCTCGCGACTCCTTGGACTCGGTCATTTTCTGTGGATTCCGCTTGCGGCGTACCTTGTCGTTCGACTGCAGGTCCTTCCAGCCGGCTCGTACGCGTACTGGATACGAATTCTTCTTATTATGAACGGGATCTCCCTGATCATCGACGCGACCGACGTGGTTCGTTGGTCGCTCGGCGACCGTCGCGAAATCGTAGAGGATTTGTGATAACGAAATACGGCGCTGCCATGCCCACCCGCGGATCATCGGGCATCCCGTCGAGTGAACGCAGTGACCGCCCACGGGTCGGTGTCTTTCTCGTCCTTGCGATCGCACTGCTCGCCTCAAGCGGTTGCGACTCGGATATCGCCCCTCCTATCGACGTGTCCGTCGGCTCAATTCGAGGCGTCATCGAATACACGGGCCAATGGCCCGCGGGTGATGCGATCGTAGACATGCGGTTCGTGGCCATGCGATTCGTGCCCATCGACACGGCCGACTTCCTGCAGCTGAACAAACTGGAGTTCAGTGAACGTCTCGAGTATGGCGTCGAAAACCAGACCGTCGTCCTGAAGGACGTACCTGCCGGTATATATCCCTTCGCCGTCGTTGCGAGACAGAAGACGTCCGACCCCTTCTCGTGGGAGGCACTGGGAATCTACGAGGAGAACTCGCGCATATTCACTGTCGCTCGCGACGACACAGTAGACGTAGCGATAGCCGTGGACTTTGACAATCTGCCGGACTTCCCGTGA from Rhodothermales bacterium harbors:
- the mtnA gene encoding S-methyl-5-thioribose-1-phosphate isomerase, whose protein sequence is MIVDGTPRRSIWWSDDHRVLQIIDQRHLPHRFIVEDLATTEGVFTAIREMHVRGAPLIGAAAGYGVAFAVADAKNGASADDAARAAAARLLESRPTAINLAWAVERVLAAVLKAESPVEKKSAADKESDRIVEEEVDRCRRIGEYGLAVVEELARGLDRPVNILTHCNAGWLACVDYGTATAPIYLAHDRGIPVHVWVDETRPRNQGARLTAWELGQHGIPHTVIVDNAGGHLMQQELVDLVLVGSDRTTRRGDVINKIGTYQKALAAYDNDVPFYVALPSSSIDWSMSDGRAAPIEQRDRDEVRYVQGWADGRATEVLVTPPDSPAANYAFDVTPARLVTGLITERGVCEADPEAMLSLFPEANTNG